A single Methanolobus sp. ZRKC5 DNA region contains:
- a CDS encoding sodium:proton antiporter — protein MELEGEKEKVIMENLKYLNDSVMAILLLMPVTLVITFEALDDTPNLQLISIATWIVFLMGLWYVASRVFTLNKTLIGYLDKK, from the coding sequence ATGGAACTAGAGGGAGAAAAAGAAAAAGTAATAATGGAGAATTTGAAGTACCTGAATGATTCAGTAATGGCAATCTTACTCCTGATGCCAGTTACTCTTGTAATCACCTTTGAAGCACTTGATGATACACCTAATCTGCAGTTGATATCAATTGCAACATGGATCGTGTTTTTGATGGGCCTGTGGTATGTTGCTTCAAGAGTGTTCACACTCAACAAAACGCTTATAGGTTATCTCGACAAAAAGTAG
- a CDS encoding ABC transporter ATP-binding protein, producing the protein MGINVDFRKRYYNKKSDKKKGKDPVFLLDTKFDVGNELVVLFGRSGSGKTTTLQCIAGLLEPNGGKIVVNDKVYFDCHKRINLPVQQRSLGYVFQNYALFPHMDVRKNIIYGLKGWTEEDKDKRVREMLQLLRIEELENNYPSQLSGGQKQRVALARALAPKPDVLLLDEPFSALDMVVRMKLREKIKEIQRELGIPILFITHNHVEAFTIADKVVIFHEGRVQQIGSPEEVFYKPKNKHVAELVGLSNIFEDSLALDEDETSRTLTLKCGNLQVIANKPDNKVNDKMAWGIRPENLRILPLIDKRENAGENTFTASVKSIVNKGASKILALEITEHENILIAELANQFFEDMDLKVGDDCFARIEKSKIVIF; encoded by the coding sequence ATGGGCATCAATGTGGATTTCAGAAAACGGTATTACAATAAAAAAAGTGATAAAAAGAAAGGCAAAGACCCTGTCTTCCTTCTTGATACCAAATTTGATGTCGGAAACGAACTGGTAGTGCTTTTCGGACGTTCAGGTTCAGGAAAAACAACAACGCTCCAATGTATAGCCGGGTTGCTGGAACCAAATGGTGGAAAAATAGTTGTTAATGACAAGGTATATTTTGATTGCCATAAAAGAATTAATCTCCCAGTACAGCAGCGAAGCCTCGGATACGTATTCCAGAACTATGCGCTGTTCCCGCATATGGATGTGAGAAAGAACATCATTTACGGGCTTAAAGGATGGACCGAAGAAGACAAAGATAAAAGAGTCAGGGAAATGCTGCAACTCCTTCGCATAGAAGAACTGGAAAACAATTATCCTTCTCAGCTTTCAGGAGGACAGAAACAAAGGGTAGCACTGGCACGTGCTCTTGCCCCAAAACCCGATGTCCTGTTGCTTGATGAACCGTTCTCTGCACTGGACATGGTTGTTCGCATGAAACTTCGGGAGAAGATCAAGGAAATCCAGAGGGAACTTGGCATACCGATACTTTTTATCACCCATAACCATGTGGAAGCCTTCACCATTGCAGACAAAGTAGTTATTTTCCATGAAGGAAGAGTACAGCAGATAGGAAGCCCGGAGGAAGTATTCTACAAACCTAAAAACAAGCATGTTGCCGAACTTGTAGGATTATCGAACATCTTTGAGGATTCGCTTGCCTTAGACGAGGATGAAACATCCAGAACACTGACACTTAAATGTGGAAACTTGCAGGTGATCGCAAATAAGCCAGATAATAAAGTAAACGATAAAATGGCATGGGGTATAAGGCCTGAAAATCTCCGTATATTGCCCCTTATAGATAAAAGGGAGAATGCCGGAGAAAATACATTTACTGCCAGCGTGAAGAGCATTGTCAATAAGGGAGCAAGTAAAATTCTGGCTCTTGAGATAACAGAACATGAAAATATACTGATTGCTGAGCTGGCAAACCAGTTCTTTGAGGATATGGACCTTAAAGTAGGCGATGACTGTTTTGCGAGGATCGAAAAAAGCAAGATAGTCATTTTCTGA
- the putP gene encoding sodium/proline symporter PutP has product MLSEKLSIIIIFVLYLLFMVGIGAIYYRKTANLSDYILGGRKLNSWVTALSSQASDMSGWLLLGLPGYAYVAGMESIWIAVGLALGTYLNWKFVARRLRKYTQVAGDAITIPVYLENRFRDQSKALRIISALLILVFFLFYTSSGLVAGGKLFSTVFDMPYTTALTIGTFVVITYTFLGGFMAVCWTDFFQGMLMLFAIAVVPITAMRNAGGYSSTVDIIRSIDPQLLNPFTSSGGDLISLVAIVSLLAWGLGYFGQPHILVRFMAIQHSDQIKQARLIAMIWVVISLAFSVFVGITGMALFPGVLDGASSETIFMLMVNELFHPLLAGLLLAAILAAIMSTADSQLLVSASAFTEDIYRLLFKQDASEKELVWMGRLAVVLVSVVAYYLALDPESSVLDLVSYAWAGFGAAFGPTILFSLFWKKMTKNAALGGLISGGLMVIIWKQLSGGIFDLYEIVPGFALSCIVIILITMLEKEPSNEIMEEFDRVAIADV; this is encoded by the coding sequence TTGTTATCAGAAAAATTATCCATAATAATCATTTTTGTACTCTATCTCCTCTTCATGGTGGGTATCGGTGCGATTTACTATAGGAAAACAGCCAATCTGTCAGACTACATCCTTGGTGGAAGAAAGCTGAACAGTTGGGTGACTGCCCTGAGTTCTCAAGCATCGGATATGAGTGGATGGTTATTGCTTGGACTTCCCGGATATGCCTACGTAGCAGGAATGGAATCCATATGGATAGCTGTGGGGCTTGCGCTGGGAACTTACCTTAACTGGAAATTTGTAGCCAGGCGCCTGCGTAAATATACTCAGGTAGCGGGGGATGCTATTACCATTCCGGTTTACCTTGAGAATAGATTCAGGGATCAGAGCAAGGCACTCAGGATCATCTCTGCTTTGCTTATTTTGGTATTCTTCTTGTTCTATACATCATCAGGACTCGTTGCCGGTGGAAAGCTTTTCAGCACGGTTTTTGATATGCCTTATACTACAGCACTGACCATCGGTACTTTTGTGGTCATAACCTACACATTCCTTGGCGGGTTTATGGCTGTATGCTGGACTGATTTCTTCCAGGGAATGTTGATGCTATTTGCCATTGCAGTTGTACCAATTACAGCTATGCGCAATGCAGGAGGATATAGTTCCACTGTGGATATCATCAGGTCAATAGACCCGCAGCTTCTGAATCCATTTACATCATCTGGTGGAGACCTTATCTCTCTGGTAGCTATTGTTTCTCTGCTTGCCTGGGGACTGGGATACTTTGGTCAGCCTCATATACTTGTAAGGTTCATGGCTATCCAGCATTCTGACCAGATTAAGCAGGCAAGGCTTATTGCTATGATCTGGGTGGTCATATCTCTGGCTTTTTCCGTCTTTGTTGGAATAACAGGAATGGCATTGTTCCCGGGAGTACTCGACGGTGCATCAAGCGAGACGATATTCATGTTGATGGTTAACGAACTTTTCCATCCTTTGCTTGCAGGTCTTTTGCTTGCAGCAATTCTTGCAGCCATAATGAGTACTGCGGATTCACAGTTGCTTGTTTCAGCTTCTGCATTCACCGAAGATATATACAGGCTGCTTTTCAAACAGGATGCCAGTGAAAAGGAACTTGTATGGATGGGAAGACTTGCTGTTGTTCTAGTATCTGTTGTAGCATACTACCTTGCATTGGATCCAGAAAGTTCAGTATTGGATCTTGTGTCATATGCATGGGCAGGGTTTGGAGCTGCTTTTGGACCTACGATTCTTTTCTCTTTGTTCTGGAAGAAAATGACAAAGAACGCTGCACTGGGGGGACTCATCTCCGGTGGGCTTATGGTTATCATCTGGAAACAGCTTTCTGGGGGAATATTCGATCTGTATGAGATAGTACCTGGTTTTGCACTTTCATGCATCGTGATCATCCTCATAACGATGCTGGAAAAGGAACCTTCTAATGAGATAATGGAAGAGTTTGACAGGGTCGCAATTGCAGATGTATAA
- a CDS encoding GTP-binding protein translates to MGINEDIQDVEEEIKKTPYNKATSHHIGKLKAKLARLRDEVVKKSASKGGGEGYSVRKSGDATVTLVGFPSVGKSTLLNKLTDANSEVGAYEFTTLDVIPGVLEHNNATIQILDVPGLVKGAASGRGRGREVISVVRNCDLVVFMLDVFQNYHHTVLTQELYDAGIRLNQKAPDVVIKRQDRGGVTISSTKELDLTEDLIKAILNEYKIHNAHVLIRDKIDVDQLIDVIMGNRVYVPAVVVVNKVDMADQYVLKKCKEEYPAATYISADKEENLEAVKDLIYEALDFIRIFLKPQGGPADMEEPLIVRKGTTVGDVCDHLHRDFRRKFRYSQIWGTSAKHPGQRAGLEHVLDDKDLLTLIIAM, encoded by the coding sequence ATGGGCATAAATGAGGACATACAGGACGTAGAAGAGGAGATCAAGAAGACTCCCTACAATAAGGCAACATCCCATCACATCGGTAAGCTGAAGGCGAAACTTGCACGCCTTCGCGATGAAGTTGTCAAGAAGTCTGCAAGCAAGGGCGGTGGCGAAGGATACTCCGTGAGAAAGTCAGGAGATGCTACGGTCACGCTTGTAGGGTTCCCATCTGTGGGAAAATCCACTTTACTTAACAAGCTCACGGATGCTAATTCAGAGGTTGGCGCCTACGAGTTTACAACTCTGGATGTCATTCCGGGAGTGCTTGAGCATAATAATGCAACTATACAGATACTTGACGTGCCCGGACTGGTTAAGGGAGCAGCCAGCGGCAGAGGCCGTGGAAGAGAAGTAATCTCAGTTGTCAGGAACTGTGACCTTGTGGTCTTTATGCTGGATGTGTTCCAGAATTATCACCATACCGTCCTTACCCAGGAACTTTATGATGCTGGCATACGCCTGAACCAGAAAGCACCTGATGTTGTTATCAAAAGGCAGGATCGTGGTGGCGTCACCATTAGCAGTACTAAGGAGCTTGACCTCACAGAAGACCTTATCAAGGCTATACTTAACGAATATAAGATACACAATGCTCATGTGCTCATCAGGGATAAGATCGATGTTGACCAGTTGATAGATGTCATTATGGGTAACAGGGTGTACGTACCCGCTGTTGTCGTTGTAAACAAGGTGGACATGGCAGACCAGTATGTATTGAAGAAATGCAAGGAAGAGTATCCTGCGGCAACATATATATCGGCTGACAAGGAAGAGAACCTTGAAGCTGTCAAAGACCTGATATACGAGGCACTCGACTTTATCCGCATTTTCCTCAAACCCCAGGGCGGACCCGCTGATATGGAAGAACCCCTCATTGTACGAAAAGGAACTACAGTGGGAGATGTATGTGACCACCTGCACCGTGATTTCAGAAGAAAGTTCAGATACTCCCAGATATGGGGTACATCTGCAAAGCACCCGGGCCAGAGAGCAGGCCTTGAACACGTACTTGATGACAAGGATCTACTAACACTTATCATCGCAATGTGA
- a CDS encoding molybdopterin biosynthesis protein: MERKEFRELTSVEDARKLIEQIRVQPEIITLAIEKAVGHIIADDIPSGVDVPAFNRSIKDGYAIRAKDTYQASEPEPRKLGFIGSIPAGCTDKFFVDDEEVIEISTGAPIPEGADAVVMVENTKQTGESVLIYQPVHIGENIMRAGSDIMKGERVLRKNTRISSREIGVLASIGMNEVPVKRLLVGIISTGSELIKPGETLELSKIYDANSYAIAAAIEECGGTPRIYGIVHDDEKLMEEALEKAIQECDIVLTSGSTSAGAGDIMYMIIEEKGETLTHGIAIKPGKPVVIGMIKNVPTIGLPGNPTSALSIFNEFVAPIIYNSLGIKPAFKTKVTAVMGTGIRSGGREELFPVGVVRGKVYPADKTSGAITTLSDADGTIEIRAHTEYIEPGSEVEVTMFGNVRSPDLMLVGGQCPGIDLLEEMTGLVFRTLNRGSSAGFAAISSGTTDIACVNMVDAEGNYNSSTISKMNLENIVLVKGYRRELGLIFTPDNHVDGLEEITSLQLINRNRGSGTRAILERELGTLAEAKGMTKSEFIKNIKGYNSGSKTHRSVCDAVKSGKADVGFGIRAAAEEAGLGFIPVAEDEFDFVIHKDLLDIEEMQAFLSALQSEEFSKRLQNGMYTYEMTGRIISSF, translated from the coding sequence ATGGAACGCAAGGAATTCAGAGAACTAACATCCGTAGAGGATGCAAGGAAGCTGATCGAACAGATCAGAGTCCAGCCAGAAATTATTACTTTAGCTATTGAAAAAGCTGTAGGACACATCATAGCAGATGACATACCTTCGGGTGTGGATGTGCCTGCATTCAACCGTTCGATCAAGGACGGGTACGCCATCAGGGCAAAAGATACCTACCAGGCAAGTGAACCGGAACCCCGGAAATTGGGATTCATAGGTTCCATTCCGGCAGGTTGCACAGACAAGTTCTTTGTTGACGATGAAGAAGTCATAGAGATATCCACAGGTGCACCAATCCCCGAAGGTGCCGATGCTGTGGTAATGGTGGAGAATACAAAACAAACAGGCGAGTCAGTCCTTATTTACCAGCCGGTGCATATCGGCGAGAACATCATGCGCGCAGGAAGCGACATAATGAAAGGTGAAAGGGTTCTGAGGAAAAATACACGCATTAGTTCCCGTGAAATCGGAGTACTTGCCTCCATAGGCATGAATGAGGTCCCTGTCAAGAGATTGCTTGTTGGTATCATTTCAACCGGAAGTGAACTCATCAAACCGGGAGAGACACTGGAACTGAGCAAAATATATGATGCAAATTCCTATGCTATCGCAGCAGCAATTGAAGAATGCGGAGGAACTCCAAGAATATATGGCATTGTTCATGATGACGAAAAGCTGATGGAGGAAGCTCTGGAAAAAGCAATTCAAGAATGCGATATTGTCCTTACCTCCGGGAGCACTTCTGCCGGTGCCGGCGATATAATGTACATGATCATTGAAGAAAAGGGGGAAACACTCACCCACGGCATTGCAATCAAACCCGGGAAACCTGTTGTTATCGGTATGATAAAAAATGTGCCAACAATAGGACTGCCAGGGAACCCAACATCTGCACTCAGTATTTTCAATGAGTTCGTAGCTCCGATAATCTACAATTCACTTGGCATTAAGCCAGCTTTTAAGACTAAGGTCACTGCTGTTATGGGAACCGGCATCCGCTCAGGCGGAAGAGAAGAACTGTTCCCTGTTGGTGTTGTGCGGGGCAAGGTGTACCCAGCAGACAAGACATCAGGAGCCATAACCACATTATCAGATGCTGACGGAACAATTGAGATCCGGGCGCATACTGAATATATTGAACCAGGATCTGAAGTAGAGGTCACCATGTTCGGTAACGTGAGAAGTCCTGACCTAATGCTCGTTGGTGGGCAGTGCCCGGGCATAGATCTGCTTGAAGAGATGACAGGACTTGTGTTCAGGACATTGAATAGGGGTTCCAGTGCAGGATTTGCAGCCATATCCAGCGGCACTACTGACATTGCATGTGTGAATATGGTGGACGCAGAGGGAAATTACAATTCATCAACCATATCAAAAATGAATCTTGAGAACATAGTTCTTGTCAAGGGATACAGGCGAGAGCTAGGGCTTATATTCACCCCTGACAACCATGTGGACGGACTTGAGGAAATAACCAGCCTGCAACTCATAAACAGGAACCGGGGATCCGGAACAAGAGCAATTCTGGAAAGAGAGCTTGGAACACTGGCAGAAGCAAAAGGGATGACGAAGAGTGAATTTATCAAAAACATAAAGGGTTACAATTCAGGTTCAAAGACCCACCGGTCTGTCTGCGATGCTGTAAAAAGTGGAAAGGCAGATGTTGGCTTTGGAATCAGGGCTGCGGCAGAAGAAGCCGGACTTGGGTTCATACCTGTTGCAGAGGATGAGTTTGATTTTGTGATACATAAAGACCTTCTGGACATAGAAGAGATGCAGGCATTCCTTAGTGCACTGCAATCCGAAGAATTCTCTAAGAGACTTCAAAATGGAATGTATACGTATGAAATGACCGGCAGGATAATATCCTCCTTTTGA
- the modB gene encoding molybdate ABC transporter permease subunit — MLDEIGFPLLITLKIAIISTLLVALIGVVISYLLARRDFKGKWLADAIVTLPLVLPPTVTGYLLVVLMGKNGVLGEILYNITGWTILFTWEAAVIAAFIVSLPLMVKTTTAAIEAVDREYEYAAFTLGRKEIETALMITLPLAKKGILAGIVLSFARAVGEFGATLMVAGNIPGRTNTMSISIYSAFQAGNGELANMLVVILVTMSLLSMAITAKLVNSWKI; from the coding sequence ATGCTGGACGAGATTGGGTTTCCCCTTTTGATCACGCTGAAAATAGCGATAATATCTACCCTTCTGGTAGCACTTATAGGCGTGGTCATATCCTATTTGCTCGCAAGACGTGATTTTAAGGGGAAATGGCTCGCAGACGCCATTGTCACTTTGCCCCTCGTACTTCCCCCTACGGTAACAGGATATCTTCTGGTCGTATTGATGGGAAAGAACGGGGTTCTTGGGGAAATATTATACAACATCACAGGATGGACCATACTTTTCACATGGGAAGCAGCCGTCATCGCGGCTTTTATCGTGTCACTTCCACTTATGGTGAAAACCACTACTGCTGCCATTGAAGCGGTTGACAGGGAATATGAATACGCAGCATTTACCCTTGGAAGAAAGGAGATTGAAACAGCCCTTATGATAACACTTCCACTTGCCAAAAAAGGAATTCTGGCAGGCATTGTACTTAGTTTTGCAAGAGCTGTGGGAGAATTCGGCGCAACACTCATGGTTGCGGGAAATATCCCGGGTCGAACTAACACAATGTCAATTTCAATATACAGCGCATTTCAGGCAGGAAACGGTGAACTTGCCAACATGCTGGTAGTCATACTTGTGACAATGTCCCTGTTATCCATGGCCATAACTGCAAAACTTGTCAACAGCTGGAAGATATGA
- a CDS encoding N-acetyltransferase, with translation MSRKHFQPNNEKLKIRKIDENDFNKIWPMIKEIIMEGTTYEYPVDMGKEEALHVWMKKPEHTYLAEKDGETLGTYFIKANHSGQGNHVCNCGYMVAPNAQGQGIGTFLCKHSQQEATKLGYRAMQFNFVASTNLKAINLWLKLGYKIVGRLPEAFNHPEKGFVDAYVMYKFLNDS, from the coding sequence ATGTCAAGAAAACATTTTCAACCTAATAATGAAAAATTAAAGATTAGAAAGATAGATGAAAATGATTTTAACAAAATATGGCCGATGATAAAAGAAATAATAATGGAAGGGACTACTTATGAATATCCTGTTGATATGGGTAAAGAAGAAGCTTTGCATGTTTGGATGAAGAAACCAGAACACACATATTTGGCAGAAAAAGATGGAGAAACTTTAGGTACTTATTTTATCAAAGCAAATCATAGCGGGCAAGGAAATCATGTTTGTAACTGTGGGTATATGGTTGCTCCCAATGCACAAGGGCAAGGGATTGGAACTTTTTTATGTAAACATTCTCAACAAGAAGCAACTAAACTTGGCTATAGAGCTATGCAGTTTAATTTTGTAGCTTCCACGAATTTAAAAGCGATCAATCTTTGGTTAAAGTTAGGTTATAAAATTGTAGGCAGGTTGCCAGAAGCTTTCAATCACCCTGAAAAAGGATTTGTAGATGCTTATGTAATGTATAAATTTTTAAATGATAGTTGA
- the modA gene encoding molybdate ABC transporter substrate-binding protein, translating to MKQNRNFIVGITAILIIMMLASGCVNKPSEQTEPTQITVSAASTLTESFEEIVEQFKIENPEIDVQLNLASSGALRMQIEAGAPIDVFASASQQHMNLLDEKEMIVKDSRTDFAQNSMVLIVPITSELEITSVDSLLNDSVKRFVISDPEISPAGTYSKQSLVESGLWNELEGKAVLAETVKQALVYVERDEVDAGFVFMTDAKIAKKDTIKIISTIPTSTDISYPITVLESSEHKKESQMFVDFVTGQKGKSILDSYGFTA from the coding sequence ATGAAACAAAATAGAAACTTCATTGTAGGAATTACAGCCATACTGATAATAATGATGCTGGCAAGCGGATGTGTAAACAAACCATCTGAACAAACAGAACCTACACAAATCACAGTATCTGCTGCCTCAACACTTACCGAATCTTTTGAAGAGATTGTAGAACAGTTCAAGATAGAGAATCCTGAAATAGATGTTCAGCTTAACCTTGCAAGCTCGGGAGCGCTACGTATGCAAATTGAAGCAGGTGCCCCCATTGATGTCTTTGCATCAGCATCTCAGCAACATATGAATCTACTTGATGAAAAGGAAATGATAGTTAAAGATTCAAGGACTGACTTTGCTCAAAATTCAATGGTCCTTATCGTCCCAATAACCAGTGAGCTGGAGATTACAAGCGTAGATAGCTTGTTAAATGATAGCGTTAAAAGATTTGTCATCAGCGACCCGGAAATATCACCAGCCGGAACTTATTCAAAGCAATCCCTTGTAGAATCTGGACTATGGAATGAATTAGAAGGAAAAGCAGTGCTTGCCGAAACCGTCAAACAAGCGCTGGTTTATGTGGAAAGAGATGAAGTTGATGCAGGGTTTGTATTCATGACTGATGCAAAAATTGCAAAAAAAGACACCATCAAAATCATATCCACCATTCCTACCAGCACAGACATTAGTTATCCAATAACAGTCCTTGAATCATCAGAACATAAAAAAGAGTCACAAATGTTCGTAGATTTTGTTACAGGCCAAAAAGGTAAATCAATTCTGGACTCATACGGATTTACTGCATAA
- a CDS encoding peptidylprolyl isomerase, whose protein sequence is MKKAIIETDKGTITLELFEKDAPKTVANFEKLIKEGFYDGLTFHRVIPNFMIQGGCPSGTGTGGPGYSIKCETKNNPRKHGKGALSMAHAGKDTGGSQFFITHSAQPHLDGVHTVFGQVIEGMDVVNKIKGKDVMKKLTVVEE, encoded by the coding sequence ATGAAGAAAGCAATCATTGAAACCGATAAAGGAACTATTACCCTGGAACTGTTCGAAAAGGATGCACCAAAGACCGTAGCAAACTTCGAGAAGCTGATCAAAGAAGGATTCTATGACGGACTCACATTCCACAGAGTGATCCCAAACTTTATGATCCAGGGAGGATGTCCATCAGGAACCGGCACAGGCGGTCCCGGATATTCAATTAAGTGTGAAACAAAAAATAACCCACGTAAACACGGCAAAGGCGCACTTTCAATGGCACATGCCGGAAAGGACACAGGCGGAAGCCAGTTCTTCATTACACACTCAGCACAACCACACCTTGATGGCGTACACACTGTCTTTGGTCAGGTAATTGAAGGCATGGACGTCGTCAATAAGATCAAGGGAAAAGACGTAATGAAAAAGCTCACTGTTGTGGAAGAATAA
- the ilvE gene encoding branched-chain-amino-acid transaminase — protein MSELLIYYNGDFVPKSEATTSVYDHGFLYGDGVFEGIRAYNGRVFKLHEHVDRLYDSAKAIALNIPLTIEEMEEAILETLRKNNLTDAYIRPIVSRGIGDLGLDPRKCPKPNIFIISQEWGAMYGDLYEVGLTGVTVSVRRNSCDALSPNIKSLNYLNNILAKIEANEKGGDEAIFFDQNGYLSEGSGDNIFIIKKGKVYTPPTINNLKGITRATAIELLADMGIETHVENLGMFDLYTADEIFVTGTAAEAAPLVKVDGRPIGDGKPGPITKKMVEVFDRVTTTTGTPIFP, from the coding sequence ATGAGTGAACTATTGATTTACTACAACGGTGACTTTGTCCCTAAATCAGAAGCCACGACCTCCGTCTATGACCATGGCTTTTTGTATGGAGATGGTGTCTTTGAAGGAATAAGGGCTTACAACGGACGTGTCTTCAAATTACATGAGCATGTTGACAGGCTCTACGACTCTGCAAAGGCAATTGCTCTTAACATACCACTAACCATAGAGGAAATGGAAGAGGCTATCCTGGAAACACTCCGGAAAAACAATCTTACGGATGCCTATATCAGACCTATTGTTTCAAGAGGTATTGGTGACCTTGGACTGGACCCCAGGAAATGTCCAAAACCAAACATATTCATCATATCCCAGGAATGGGGCGCAATGTATGGTGACCTTTACGAGGTTGGGCTAACCGGTGTTACGGTTTCAGTCAGGAGAAATTCCTGTGATGCACTTTCACCAAACATCAAGTCCCTTAACTATCTGAATAACATCCTCGCAAAGATAGAGGCAAACGAGAAAGGCGGAGACGAGGCAATTTTCTTTGACCAGAATGGTTACCTCTCTGAAGGTTCAGGAGATAACATATTCATCATAAAGAAAGGAAAAGTTTACACCCCACCGACCATCAACAACCTCAAAGGTATAACACGGGCAACTGCAATCGAACTGCTTGCAGACATGGGAATCGAGACTCACGTTGAGAACCTGGGAATGTTCGACCTCTACACTGCTGATGAGATTTTCGTCACAGGAACAGCAGCAGAGGCAGCACCTCTTGTAAAAGTGGATGGACGTCCAATTGGTGATGGAAAACCAGGACCAATCACAAAAAAGATGGTTGAAGTCTTTGACAGAGTCACAACAACCACAGGAACACCTATTTTTCCTTAA